The stretch of DNA CATCTAATTTTCACTATAAATCATAgtaaaatttttactataattaaattaattacagACAccaattcaataaattaatcacCTACTTCATTTACTACCCAAAAGTTCAAATCAAGATTAAGATCCCGTAAGCTCAAATCAAATTTAGCCCATCTCTATTTATTAATCAACTTAAAAAAGAAAGACTATATTAACTATATACAAGTTAATACTTCTTAATCactactaaattttaattaagacTAACTGATCTTGCCTGTGAAATAGTTTTGATTTAACTACCCAATATCCACCGAGCGATATACTCGGAGGCCGATGTCCAACTCTTGAATCCGAGCTTTTCTCCGTGTTATGTGAGAGTGTGAGCAATGAGAAAGgggggagtgtacctgcaaaggcactccgatgcttaagtcagtATAATATcaagttaaaaacttaaatctAAAGAGATGCTTTACCTTCCTTTATATGGAGAGTTCTTCGTCCGTTACATTCTTAGTAATAAGTTGTTGGTTTCTTGTCATGCCGTTTGAGATGTTGGTTATGATGAGAATATTGATGTTACCGAGTTATAGCTCATAAAATCCGAGCAGTAACAGATAATGACGAGTTATGGTGCCTGCCAATAACGGTTATGAGGCCGAGTTATAGCTTGTATTAATGATGACCATATCACAGCCCCCAAACTTAGCCTGAGGAAAGTTTTTTAATgaagcaggttgagcttttgTGATGAGTTATAAGTCGGTTAAGTGGATTCCTGAGTGAGCCTCCAGTTCAACGTACTTCATTAAATGAACTTTGTATTGTGCCATATTGGACATCGTGCCCATTTGTtattgaggagagagaatgagtggtggcttcatTAATGTTGTGTTAGTTTCCAATGTGTCGTTCGTCGTTTGATGTGACTAAGGCAGGGGTGATATTTGGaacatttttgtttttgattaatTACTTCTACTGATTGGAATTTGGGCGTTTTGGTTTTCTCCTTCTCTGTGAAGAATGAGCAAGAGAGGTATGGCTATGTGCTTGTGATTTCTTTCTTCCCTCGTCTCTTTGTATTTCCTGGTTGCATGTTTGTTTTACTGTTTTTGATGGTGtttgagaaggagaagaaagataaaatagatTGGTCTTATGACTAGGTTGGGGATGATGTGAGGTCTCGGGTGTCTTTATTTTGTGATGGGGCTGTTGTGAAGGAAGTGGATATGAGTAAGGTAGTGAGGCAGAATTCTGGAGTGGGGATTGAGTTATTGCCATGTAGTGTTAATGATAGGGTTTATCACCGTGGTAGGGGCTTTGAATTTTTCTACATGCACAACTGTGTTCTCGAAGAGCTGAGAGTTAGGTTACCGTTTACAGATTCTGAGTGTCAGGTTTTGAAATAGTTAAACTGTGCTCCATCGTAGCTTCATCCAAATGGGTGGGCCTTCCTTCGTTCTTTTGAAATTCTGATGGAATTTCTGGAGAAGGTGCCGTCTGTTGACCTGTTCTTCTCACTATTTCAAGCCAAGGGGGTGTGGAAAGGTGGTTGGATAAATTTCAACAGCACCCTTGGATTTGACATTTTCAGGTTGTATAAATCTTCTTTCAAAGACTTTAAAGAGATGTATTTCAAAGTTAGGGGCCTGGAAAAAGATTTTCCTTTTTTCATAGATGAAAATCTGGCTGAGAAGTTCCCATTGTATTGGTGCTCGGAATCTCAGAATATACTCGGACCAGAAGTTATTTCTCCGAGAAACGTTTGTTTGATTGAGTTTCTTGTTGAAAACATCGGTCGGGAAGACCTAATTTCAATGTATGAGCTTCTGAAGTGGGAGGAGGATAAAGATgctgttttaaaatatttaggtGAGTTATAGGGTTGTTTCTGATGTATTAACTTTTCTCTTCAGATATCTGATGTTCCTTGTGTTTTGCAGGGGGTAAATATCCTGGTGTTTCAGTTGCGTCCCTGAGGACACGTttcaaaaataagaatttagAGAAGGAGGTTTCATCTTCTAATGCTGAGAAAATTGCTGGGACTGGCGAAGTTACTCAGCCTCGTCAAGGCCGGAGGAAAGTGATtgcaaaaaagaagaggaagtcCAATCTTGTTTACTTGTCCGATGATTCTGATGAAAAGTCATTAGGGGTTCCTCTTGAGGAAATACAGGCTTTTATGGGCAATCAAAAAAGGCttcatgaaatttttgaacaaagtGAGGGATTTTCTGTGTGGGGAAAAGAGTATCCCTATATGACTGTGGTGGACGAGTATTGTCAATCGTCGGCTGATGTTTCGCTCGCAAAGGAGGTTGGAGATATCGCGATTGGTCAGTATATGCAGGTAATGGGCGATcttgtttgttttatttgttgttttatttGTCTAGGTTGTTGGTTTACGCCTTGCGAGTCTTGGGCGTAGCCAAGAGTTGAAGTATAAGGGAGTTGCTGCGGAAAGAGGAGAGGTTTCTGTTCTGAAGGAAGAGTTGGTTAAGAGTAAAAGTGCTGCTGCCGAGCTTCAGGCATGGTTAACCGAGGCCGAGAAGTTATTGAAGGAGACAAAAGATAGTTATGCTCGGGATGTGGAGgatttgaagaaaaaagaaagtgatTTGGCGAGTGTACAATCTCGTCTAATTGAGGTAACTGCTGAATTAAAGAATGTGGAGAAGAAAAAAGCTGATGAAATTCTGGATTCTTTTGTTGAGGGGTTTGAAAGGGTGTTGTTACAGGCGAAATTTTTGGCACCAGAAGTTGATCTGTCCGGGATGGACCCTGAAAAAGTCGTTTGTGATGGTAAGATGGTCGAAGATGATGGTGATGTTGAAGATCAGGCAGATAATGTGTAGTTTGTTATTATGTTggatattttgttgttttattttgtaatgGATAGCTATTTCAATTTTGatgtttgtttttgaattgtGGTATCAGTTTGAACGTTATTGGATGTGAGTACTTTCCTTTTAGGAAAAAgttttttgttgattgataggaAATGATTCTGAGGatatttcatttttgttttagaaTACTGCCGAGTAGTGGTAGGTAGTAAATTTAGGCGAGGATTGCCATTTTTCGAGCTATATTGATAATTGATagtaatgaaaaatataaatagcaTAATTGAATAGAATGAGATAGTTTTGATTATAAATTCGTATTTCTTTAAATACAAATTCTCAGGTAGGctagcctcgttaaaacctctccAAGTAAAACCCTTTGGGACAAAAACTTGgtagtaggaaaaagagtactaGCCTATCCCTGATTCTTAACTATAGAACTTCTTTAGGGATGAAACATTCCAGGTATTGGGTAATACTTTACCATCTATTGATTTGAGTTTGTATGCTCCATTGCCGAGTACTTCTGATATTCGGTATGGACCGTCCAGTTTGCTGCGAGCTTTCCATGTGAGGGTGGTTTCCAAGAACTTTCCATTCTACGAAGTACTAAGTCTCCTCTCACAAATGATCTGCTTTTAACCGATTTGTTGTACTGGCGGGCTATTGCTTGCTGTGCTGCACGTTGCTTCAATGTGGTGATGTCTCTTACTTCTTCGATGATGTCGAGCTCGGATCTCCGAGCTTCCTCCTGATTGCCGAGGTAAGTTCGGATGGAGCTCTGGGAGATCTCCAAGGGTATCATGGCTTCAAAACCGTATACCAGCCTGAAGGGTGTTTCTCTTGTTGATGATTGTGGCGTTGTGTTATATCCCCAGAGGACTTCGGGTATGAGCTCGGCCCAGAGACCTTTGGCGTCATCTAGCTTTTTCTTAAGTGCATGTAGGATGATCTTATTTGCCGCCTCAGCTAATCCATTTGTTTGAGGATGTTCTACTGAAGCGAAATGTTGTTTTATTTTGAGATTctgcaaaaaaaattgaaatttctgATCAGTGAACTGGCAGCCGTTGTCAGTGATGATATGGTGAGGTATTCCAAAACGACAAATAATGTTTTTCCAAACGAAAGAAATCATTTGTTGGGATGTCATTCTGGCCAAAGGTTGggcttccacccattttgagAAATAATCGATACCAACAACGAGGAATTTTACCTGGCCCGGTGCCGTCGAAAACGGACCGAGTATGTCTAAACCCCATTGGTTGAAAGGCCAGCTGATATCAGAGTGATGTAGTTGCTCGGCCGAAATGTGTATTAGTGGTGCATATTTTTGGCAGTTGTGACATGTTCGGATCTTGTGTTTGCTATCCTGGTTTAAAGTCGGCCAAAAGAAGCTAGCTCGAAGGATTTTTGATGCTAAACTTCGTGCGCCTGTGTGTGTTCTGCAGATTCCCTCATGTGCCTCTGCTAGTGCAATGTCTGCTTCGGGCTTGTTGAGACACTTTAGTAATGGGCGATTGTATCCTCGTCTGTACAATGTTCCATTGAGTATTGTGACGGAAGATGCTTGTCTTCGGAATTTTTTGACATTGTCCACCCCTTCTGGTATATTACCTGTTTGCAAATATTGTATGAAGTTGTTCCTCCAATCCCTTTCCTATGTAATACTTAGCACATTTGTTAGAGTAACACTTGGAGATGTAAGGGTGAATTGGTGCAGTGTAGATAACTCGGATTGTGTACTACCGAGCTTAGATAAAATATCGGCCCTATGATTTTGTTCGCGTGGAATGTGTTGTATTtcaattttggaaaattttgaaGTTAACTTTTTAACTAAAAGTAGATATTTAGATAGAAGAGGATCTTTGACCTGAAAAAGGTCGTTTACCTGTTGTACTATTAATAAAGAGTCACAATATACCTTTATCGCCGATATTTGGAGATCTAGACAAAGTCGGAGTCCGGCGACTAGTGCTTCATATTCTGATTGATTGTTGCTGGCTTTGAAAGCTAGATGTAAAGAATGTTCCAATATGAAGCCATCTTTGGACTCCAGGCGTATTCCTGCTCCACAGCCCCCATTATTTGAGGAGCCGTCAACGTACAAAGTCCATTGCTTTGTATGGTCTTCTTCTGAAGGTACTGTAAGCTCGGCAATAAAATCAGCCAAGAATTGGGACTTAATCGGTCCCCTGGGTTCATACCTGATGTTGAATTCAgataactcgactgcccattttATGAGTCTTCCTGCAATTTCTGGTTTGTGTAACACTTGCCTTAATGGATGATCTGTTCTGACATGAATGACGTGGCTTTGGAAATAAGGTCGGAGTCTTCGTGCCGAGAATATTAGAGCTAATGCGAGTTTTTCTATCCTCGGATAGTTGAGCTCGGAATGCTGGAGTGTTTTACTCACAAAATATATTGGATGCTGAGTTTTGTTTCTTTCTATAACAAGAACCGAGCTTATTGCCCAATCAGAAACTGATAAGTATAGAAATA from Arachis duranensis cultivar V14167 chromosome 4, aradu.V14167.gnm2.J7QH, whole genome shotgun sequence encodes:
- the LOC107485227 gene encoding uncharacterized protein LOC107485227 → MPGIDPQIISHKLAINSAVQPVQQKKRKLGEEKKRASLEETQKLINAEFIKEIRFTTWLANVVMVRKQNVMPFGLKNAGATYQRLMDKVFAKQIGRNIEVYVDDMVAKTKIGNSHVSDLTEIFGQIRQYNMRLNPEKCAFAVQGGKFLGFLLTRRGMEANPDKCQAVLDMANPKIVKEVQRLTGRLAALSRFVPCLASTYEPRGPIKSQFLADFIAELTVPSEEDHTKQWTLYVDGSSNNGGCGAGIRLESKDGFILEHSLHLAFKASNNQSEYEALVAGLRLCLDLQISAIKERDWRNNFIQYLQTGNIPEGVDNVKKFRRQASSVTILNGTLYRRGYNRPLLKCLNKPEADIALAEAHEGICRTHTGARSLASKILRASFFWPTLNQDSKHKIRTCHNCQKYAPLIHISAEQLHHSDISWPFNQWGLDILGPFSTAPGQVKFLVVGIDYFSKWVEAQPLARMTSQQMISFVWKNIICRFGIPHHIITDNGCQFTDQKFQFFLQNLKIKQHFASVEHPQTNGLAEAANKIILHALKKKLDDAKGLWAELIPEVLWGYNTTPQSSTRETPFRLVYGFEAMIPLEISQSSIRTYLGNQEEARRSELDIIEEVRDITTLKQRAAQQAIARQYNKSVKSRSFVRGDLVLRRMESSWKPPSHGKLAANWTVHTEYQKYSAMEHTNSNQ